A stretch of Roseofilum capinflatum BLCC-M114 DNA encodes these proteins:
- the petM gene encoding cytochrome b6-f complex subunit PetM → MGAEIFNAALLSSSLIMVGLGLGFLLLKIQDSVEG, encoded by the coding sequence ATGGGCGCTGAAATCTTTAATGCCGCACTCTTATCTTCCAGTTTAATCATGGTGGGCCTAGGTTTAGGCTTCCTACTGCTGAAAATTCAGGATAGCGTTGAAGGCTAA
- a CDS encoding cysteine desulfurase family protein, which yields MSERPIYLDSHATTPVDGRVVEAMLPYFTERFGNPASITHAYGWEAEAAVSRSREHLAQAIGSTPEEIIFTSGATEANNLAIKGVAEAYFSKGRHLITVTTEHNAVLDPCEYLKSLGFEVTYLGVDAQGLINLEALKSAIREETLLVSVMAANNEIGVIQPLAEIGQICRDRQVLFHTDAAQALGKIPLNVQDMNIDLMSLTAHKLYGPKGIGALYVRRRNPRVKLAAQMHGGGHERGLRSGTLYTPQIVGFSEAVRLGMAEQNTEAKHLTQLREQLWNTLSSLDGIHLNGHPTQRLPGNLNVSVEGVDGSALLLGLQPVVALSSGSACTSAKISPSHVLLALGREEKLAYASVRFGIGRFNTESEIEQVAQHFISTVTALRKAL from the coding sequence ATGTCTGAGCGACCCATTTATCTTGACTCCCATGCCACTACACCAGTCGATGGACGGGTGGTGGAGGCCATGTTGCCCTACTTCACGGAGCGCTTTGGCAATCCGGCTAGTATTACCCACGCCTATGGGTGGGAAGCCGAAGCAGCCGTTAGCCGTAGCCGAGAGCATTTAGCCCAAGCTATTGGCAGCACTCCAGAAGAAATTATCTTCACCAGTGGAGCCACCGAAGCCAACAATTTAGCCATCAAGGGCGTAGCTGAGGCATACTTTAGCAAAGGTCGCCATCTGATTACTGTTACCACTGAACATAATGCTGTTTTAGATCCCTGTGAGTATCTGAAATCATTGGGGTTTGAAGTCACTTATTTGGGAGTCGATGCTCAAGGATTAATCAATTTAGAAGCCTTAAAATCAGCCATTCGCGAAGAGACTCTCTTAGTTTCTGTGATGGCGGCCAATAATGAGATTGGGGTGATTCAGCCTTTAGCTGAAATTGGCCAAATTTGTCGCGATCGCCAAGTGCTATTCCACACCGACGCAGCCCAGGCCCTGGGTAAAATTCCCCTGAATGTCCAGGACATGAACATCGACTTAATGTCCCTAACTGCCCATAAACTCTACGGCCCCAAAGGGATTGGAGCCTTATACGTCAGGCGACGCAACCCCAGAGTCAAACTCGCTGCCCAGATGCACGGAGGCGGCCATGAACGGGGACTGCGATCGGGAACCCTTTATACTCCTCAAATCGTTGGTTTTTCTGAAGCCGTGCGTCTAGGCATGGCAGAACAAAACACCGAAGCCAAACACTTAACCCAACTTCGAGAACAACTTTGGAACACCTTAAGTTCCCTAGACGGCATTCACCTCAATGGTCACCCCACCCAAAGGTTACCCGGTAACCTCAATGTCAGTGTAGAAGGGGTAGACGGCTCCGCATTGCTGTTAGGATTACAACCCGTCGTCGCCCTCTCCTCCGGTTCCGCTTGTACCTCCGCCAAAATCTCCCCCTCTCATGTGCTTCTAGCATTAGGCCGAGAAGAAAAACTCGCCTATGCTTCCGTAAGATTCGGTATTGGCCGGTTCAATACTGAGTCAGAAATCGAGCAAGTTGCCCAACATTTCATTTCCACTGTCACAGCATTACGCAAAGCCTTATAG
- the pdxA gene encoding 4-hydroxythreonine-4-phosphate dehydrogenase PdxA, whose amino-acid sequence MTHRLAITLGDPMGIGPEVILKALADAHLHEQIQITVVGSESILRDTYSRLAPQGQPLADPDRLSIVDIPLPDEVANNLTLGVGNGASGWASFAYLEEAISQTLQGHFQGIVTGPIAKSAWKAAGYHYPGQTELLAEKSATEQFGMLFVGRSPHTQWQLITLLATTHIPLAKVPEILTSTLINQKLQLLVNVLRDQFGLAQPRIAIAGLNPHSGEQGQLGTEEIDWIIPWLEASRQTYRDLTLDGPVPPDTLWVKPAQAWYDSSFAAQTHDAYIALYHDQGLIPVKMMAFDRAVNTSIGLPFIRTSPDHGTAFDIAGQGLAHATSMTAAIQLATELVYQKSVIG is encoded by the coding sequence ATGACTCACCGTTTAGCGATTACCCTCGGCGATCCGATGGGGATTGGGCCGGAAGTGATTTTGAAAGCTCTGGCTGATGCTCACCTTCACGAGCAGATTCAGATTACGGTGGTTGGGTCTGAGTCTATTTTGCGCGACACTTACAGTCGTTTAGCTCCCCAAGGACAACCCTTGGCCGATCCCGATCGCCTCTCGATTGTGGATATTCCCCTACCCGATGAGGTCGCCAATAACCTGACATTAGGTGTAGGAAACGGGGCCAGTGGATGGGCCAGTTTTGCCTATTTAGAGGAGGCCATTTCCCAAACGCTTCAGGGCCACTTTCAAGGAATTGTCACTGGCCCCATTGCCAAATCAGCCTGGAAAGCGGCTGGATACCATTATCCGGGACAAACTGAGCTTTTGGCCGAAAAATCGGCAACAGAACAATTTGGGATGCTGTTTGTGGGGCGATCGCCCCATACCCAATGGCAATTGATTACTTTGTTAGCAACCACTCACATTCCCCTGGCAAAAGTTCCAGAAATCTTAACATCCACTCTCATAAACCAGAAGCTACAATTGTTAGTTAACGTATTGCGCGACCAATTTGGTCTTGCCCAACCTCGTATCGCGATCGCCGGACTTAATCCCCATAGCGGTGAGCAAGGGCAACTCGGTACTGAAGAGATTGATTGGATCATTCCCTGGCTAGAAGCGTCTCGCCAGACCTATCGAGATCTCACCCTAGATGGGCCAGTACCACCAGACACCTTATGGGTTAAACCCGCTCAAGCGTGGTATGACTCCTCGTTTGCTGCCCAAACCCATGATGCCTACATCGCACTTTACCATGACCAAGGATTAATTCCCGTGAAAATGATGGCCTTTGATCGAGCAGTGAACACCTCTATTGGTTTGCCCTTCATTCGCACATCCCCCGATCACGGAACGGCTTTTGATATTGCAGGCCAAGGACTTGCCCATGCTACCAGCATGACGGCTGCCATTCAACTAGCCACTGAACTGGTTTACCAGAAAAGTGTTATTGGTTGA
- a CDS encoding NF038130 family PEP-CTERM protein yields MFNSIKKIAMGASVVAGVSVLGAPAFAGTLTGVSTTGDVRVFEQISGTEVQLSGSNGSAAIIDALGSAGSVELDDNIDYGWGNETASTLTANFTDGSIMFGSVGAADWVGGLGTTWYNGLYSNYTAQLNAIAAAGSLDASNANVMVGALETMGVFQRLSDPNIQSVSSNNGEYSFELAGHNNFASGLDLEVTDPMYGLLSKMMASEVVKYSLDGGTNWDYAYSFGTPGSAGAFDKGSYASGVVDAGDGFSFTRNYQFTVGTPNPDPVDVPEPSALLGLAAIGGLVVAAKRRKNA; encoded by the coding sequence ATGTTTAACAGTATTAAAAAAATCGCTATGGGTGCTTCCGTCGTCGCTGGTGTTAGCGTCCTTGGCGCTCCCGCCTTCGCCGGTACTTTAACCGGAGTCAGCACAACTGGAGATGTTCGCGTATTTGAACAAATTAGTGGAACAGAAGTCCAACTCTCCGGTAGTAACGGTAGCGCAGCCATTATCGATGCTCTCGGAAGTGCCGGTAGCGTTGAACTCGATGACAACATTGACTACGGCTGGGGAAATGAAACCGCCTCAACCTTAACCGCTAACTTCACCGACGGCAGCATCATGTTTGGTTCCGTGGGTGCGGCTGACTGGGTTGGCGGATTGGGAACTACTTGGTATAACGGGCTTTATAGCAATTACACGGCTCAGTTGAACGCTATTGCGGCTGCTGGTAGTTTAGACGCATCCAATGCCAATGTAATGGTAGGAGCTTTAGAAACAATGGGTGTTTTTCAGCGTCTGAGCGACCCCAACATCCAATCTGTTAGCAGTAACAATGGCGAATACTCCTTTGAATTAGCCGGTCATAACAACTTCGCTAGTGGTCTAGATCTTGAGGTAACTGACCCAATGTACGGCCTCTTATCCAAAATGATGGCTAGTGAAGTCGTTAAATACAGCTTAGATGGCGGTACAAACTGGGATTATGCCTACAGCTTTGGTACTCCTGGTTCCGCAGGTGCATTTGATAAAGGGTCCTATGCCTCTGGTGTGGTTGATGCCGGTGATGGCTTCTCCTTCACCCGCAACTACCAATTCACCGTCGGCACTCCCAACCCCGACCCCGTTGATGTTCCTGAGCCTTCCGCTCTCCTCGGTTTAGCTGCCATTGGTGGTCTGGTCGTTGCTGCCAAGCGCCGCAAGAATGCCTAG
- a CDS encoding DUF4327 family protein, with protein sequence MLQSIRYSLNMIQDEARSLVQNGTISRQQPIYVLCKYIPAREWGYVECELENGNFLLRDRIGDLLGREEWDND encoded by the coding sequence ATGCTTCAATCTATTCGTTATTCCTTAAATATGATTCAAGACGAGGCCCGCAGCCTCGTGCAAAACGGAACGATCAGCCGTCAGCAACCGATTTATGTTCTTTGTAAATATATTCCCGCCCGTGAATGGGGGTATGTAGAGTGTGAACTAGAAAACGGTAATTTCTTACTTAGAGACCGGATTGGAGACCTCTTAGGACGTGAAGAATGGGATAATGACTAG